In Mixophyes fleayi isolate aMixFle1 chromosome 3, aMixFle1.hap1, whole genome shotgun sequence, the genomic stretch AAGTTGATGTTCGAAAGGAaatgttgcttttcaagcttgcTCGGGTAATTGAGTAGCGCTGAAAAGGTTTCTTCTGTTGACAGAAATGGCTCACCGTTATTGCCAAAATGAAAATTTTCCTTGTCAATACAAGGTAAAGACAGATCCGGTTTTTGTAAACCGTTCCATTTTGGAGGGCTtgttaatatgtttgcagaaatGGCAGTTTCATCTGGAGTCGTGCTTTTCTTACCAGCCACCCAATTTAAACATTTTCGCCCTTGTGGCTCACCTGGCTCTATGCAATTAGCAGctttaaaaacaacagttgaagCTGGTATGAGAGGATGCAATGACAGCATGACATGCAGATTAATATCACTGTCAGTGTTGTTTGTCAGACAAAGGCTTTCATCACAGTCAACCTGAATTTTACAAAGTCTTTTCTGTTGGAAACTACCGCCTGGCACAGAATAATCAACAGAGCTGTCAGTTTGAGAAATGTAAGTGCCCCTAACGTCCTCCAGTCTATCACCAAATGAAAAACATGATAGAACCAAGTCCTTTAGCACTGACCTTATGCTGCATCCTCCATCGCACATTTTACAGCCGTCTCcagaaatgttatatttttgttgAGTATTAAAATAGTTTAATGTAGATATAATGGGATTTTTTTCCATATAAGCTTCTATTTCAGGACAGAGTATTACAAACCCGCAGTGATCCACAGTTTCTGCTGTAGCGTTACTGGGATTTCTAAACCAGGAGAAACACTTATTTGAAATACCCAGGTTTGTTGTTTTACCAAGGTCCATGAATGGTTCAGTAACATCAgtacatgtatttatatttaaagcTATTTTTATCCTCTTCCCTCTAGCTTCTAACAGATCCACTGTTCGCTTTCTCTTACAATGCTTTTGATTTTCTATTTTGCGAGCTGTCTTTTCTTTACTGTCCCATATAATTTTTTGTATATGGCAATTAGCAGACTTCTTATTGGCTTCATATAAAGATTGTCGTACCCCTTTGTCTGTTAGAGTAAATAGGAAGCTAGGGAACTTTGTTGGGGCAAGTTTTTGTTTATTCATAGTGGTTACATCAGAAAAAGGCACTATGTCAGTGGAATAAACTGAATTGTATGCAGCTGCAATATCATTTTCCCAAATTAGGTCACATTGAGAGAGTATCATTTTTTCCACTGATAACTCAACAACATTCAATATCAGAGCTGAGTGTTCATTTGTGGTCATTGTCGGAAAACGTTCTGCATCTCTAAAACGGTGCTTGTTCCTGATTCTTACTTCAGCATTAGATGTTGTTCCACACTCAGAGAACATGACAAAGTGAGGGGAGAGCGCGTCCATCAGCCCGTGTCTTTCTTCTTTTATAGTTTCAGCAATAATTTCTGCTGACGTTCCCCTGTCTGTTCCCACCAGTAATTGCTGATACTGCTGTGCCCCCATACATTTTCTCTGCTCATGCCATATGTAATCCACTGAATTTGAGTGTTGCCCTCTGTGCATGTCACTTGCCATATGTCAGAGGTTCCTAATGCATTTTAAAGTTAAAGAAAGGCTGTGGAAATAAAATTGTGGTTTCTTTTTAAACTGATAAATTAGCAGATCTTTTTGCATTTTTGTCTACATAACAGCTAACAAATTCATTTTGGGTTGAACAAAGAGAATATCTGTTTTAGGTTGAATACAGAATAGCTAAAATTCAGTTGTTAATAACTAGTTTAGTTTGTTCTAACAAAATGTAACTATCTGACATAAAGTTctcaataaatcatttttaattaattgCCATTTTAATCAACCTGCCAGTGTCCCCATCTTGTAGGCCGTGAGTGATTGACTTTTTCATGAAATAAATTGTCTCAATTACAACTTGTATTATTTCCAATGTACACTAAGGTCTggtccacgcactcatcatctcccgcctcgattattgtaaccttctccacactggcctcccccactcccccctccccccctccgctctatactcaatgcggctgcaagactcatcttcctctcacgccgctcctcctcggcctccccccctctgcctctccttacactggctccccttcctctacagaattctcttcaaactcctcaccaccacttacaaggctctctcccagtctactgccccttatatctctaaactctccattcacactcctgcccgctccctgtgctcggccaatgaccgccgcctctccttcactctgatcacctcttcccacttcagaatccaagacttttcccgtgcggccccccttcactggaacggcctccctcgttccatccgtctctctcctactctgtgctccttcaaacatgcgctcaaaactcacctcttccttaaagcctaccaaccatccacttaacccctcatctcctcctctcattctcccctctctcccctctctccacttgcctcaactggctcctcttttgCCTTGTCTAATAAACTGTTGATAAATAATGCATatctttaaattaaaatatttgtaacaTCAATTATAAGGCTAGGATATAAAAAATACTTGATAGGGACCCAGATAAATTAATTTATCCTTTCTTTCATCATccccattgtaaagcgctaggaaatttgctggcgctttataaataaatgttgatgatgatatatctacTGTTACAAAAGGGTTAGCTTACCTATAACCAGCATCTACTGTAGTCCAGGTGCTCTGATCCTTTGTCATCCAAGGTCCAGAATATGTCAGTGAATCAGATTTTGCATTCAAGGTTTAACTATGAACAAACATATTTCCGTTAAATGACTTATGTCTACAAAGtacgttattgataataaattagaaaaagaaaatgcagaacatacaaaatataaatttttaaatatgtttaaaaattagTTTATTTGGTAGTACACAGGTAAAGATAAACATGGAAGCCTACTCTAAGTAACATATCCAGACCCAAAACTCTATTTACACATATTAAGAGCACTGCAAACCCATTGCATTATCCTCCATACCCCCAAGTCAATCTGTACAACAAGTGTTCGCGAGGGGTAGGAAAGAAGTGGTGGGCTAATGgaaaatataatgtgtttgtCCTTATTTGCTTCACTGTACATGTAAAACTTCTGGTCTCTGGCCTAAGGCGATAATGTGAAAAGCTTTGCTAATAATTATAGAAGATAGCTTTAAACTTGCAGAAGAGAAATTCAAAAATGTTATGCTTCATTAGTTAAAAAagcaagtaaatgtaaaaaatgtagatTCCTCTGCAgccactaattttttttttctgtaacagAAGTAAATATCAAATTCATTGAACGCAAAGAAACAATCCCCCACAATGCTCTTAATTATTCCTGATGCAATTCACTAGCAACCCTTTGTCCTGCAGCACAAGTATTGTAATCAATGCCACTACTACTATGGGGTTGTAAACACCCTTTTCTCAGCTGATATTGAGTGTAGCTACCACCAACTTACCCACAACTGTTGTCATTATTCCTTTATGGAATACGGGTACAGTGTTACAGTAATAATGTGCACGGCAAAGCATTCCTTTCCCATTGAGTACAATAGATGTGCTTGTACTGAGCTCTATGGGAGAGGGGTGGACGGATTCTCTCTCCCTGCACACAGTGCAACTGGCTCTTGCGGTTTCTGGCTTTACGTAGTGGGGAGTACCAAGGGCATGTTAGAAGGAAAGGGAGTTCTAGAAATGTGAACTTTGCTTACAATTAAAGCCTTTTCATGGTTAAAAAGCTCTGCCTCACCGACAAGGTAAGTATCTCACAATACCTCTTACATGCACCCCATTCATCTATCCTACTTACTCCTGCATCTTGTGTGGACAaaattcatatatctatatattttgcaCAGAACCTTCCACTTTGCAAAACAAAATGCAGAGCTCCCCTCTGGCTTGTGCATAATTGGGGACTAAATAGTTATGCATAAGGTAACCATGCTAGATGTCATCAgccagagcaaaaaaaaaatatcttttgcaAAATAGGCAAGACAAATCCACATGCAGCGGTGTAAAGATAATTGATTGGGTTGCAGAAGTAAGGGAAAAACAGCCTTAGTGTAGAATAATCAACAGAGCttcaaaatgtgtcttttttttgttgAAACATTATTAGGTCCCAACAGATGTCTATTGGttttatgttctttgtttttctgAGTCAGCAATATATGATTGTAGGTCAGACCTACAATAAAGAGTTATGGCAGGGATCAGCAGCTTTTTTCTATCAGTGCGCCGGCAAAAATCTTTTCGAGCCCCGGTGGGCCagttgtacacatatatatatatatatatatatatatatatatatatacaagttaacctgtgcatgatactcatgcattctagtcaaatcaagatacttaaggtcttaaaaaggttcttgtcatgcatttgggcctagcccaggcctcctcaggggaagagcgttacttcccgacgcaagcagcctttttaatgtgtgttcatgaggtaaaattacctcacgaaaatgagttttacccctcaactcgtaaatttagcctttaatacccctcccacggggggaaggggggatgatggaagttaactgacttgactattctaatttttttgtcaaataatgtcagtataccaaatttcaggtcagttggatgagccctttctgagaaaagttttttccacacacacacacacacacactaacgcttgcctctacacatgtgtgttcatgaggtaaaattacctcacgaaaatgagtttgagccctaccaaatttcagccctttttgaaaaaattttcccacacacactaagaatttagtaggtcagtgtataactctgcccaggagttggcgctgcaacttggtttttattttacacacacagatgccactaagcatttatatattagatacaactGACACACCTggatataatgaggtgcccttgacgctgggatgtaGGCTTAAAtgatatgaactaatacctcatgttttaattttcctagatacacacagatatggagTGTTGAGGATAAGCTCTGacaattgtcttttttgttttttatagatatatgggcatttatattgccatgcagctggtaccagatacatggccttatctgtgtggagtttgtatgttctccccatgtttgcttgggtttcctctgggtgctccggtttcctcccacactccaaaaacatactagtaggataattggctgctataaaaaaaaattgaccctagtctgtgtgtgtgtgtgtgtgtgtgtgtatgttagggaatttagactgtaagctccaatggggcagggattgatgtgaatgagttctctgaacagcactgtggaatcagtggcgcaatttaaaaaaatggtgatgatgatataccgagcgcaggcttattgccatgtagctgctaccatatataatatgagattTACCGAgagcgggcttgttttttctctggttttgtatcaaaatattgccttattgtcatagcagctgtccatcaagtctatttaaggcacatttgggtgtggctcacaagtcagcccttgctagatgtaatgCTGGGATGCTTAAATGTTtccatcaaaatatgaactaatacctcatgttttcatgttgctagatacacacatatatgcagtgttaaggataagtgcgGATAACTGACTTTTTTGctttatataccgtatatactcgagtataagtcgacccgaatataagccgaggcacctaattttacctcaaaaaactgggaaaacttattgactcgagtataagcctagggtgggaaaagcagcagctactggtaatttttgtagatttattcattattatgttttttatttacatctgtatatgcatttttattttacacatttttatatcatgtgcagAAAGCAGGCATTAAAACAACCAGCTTCGGGAGCATATctagaaaaagcaggactgatttTGAATGTGGTCTTGTAGGTGTGACACCCagcatcaatttaaaaaaaaaatacacagtttgTTTGCCATTTTTTCACAACTGCTccataaatatggctttatggtCCTGATATAAGCTTGCCATTTTAGTGAAGCCCTGACACATTTCAAAATGGGGTGCAGGGGGACACTgtcaataaatatctttatatatgtgtgcattaatatttccacACCCCCTGATTTTTTACTCtactttattgatttaatttgaaaaaactgttttataaatgaatcGTATAAATTAGAACCATTAATGTACGGTATcctgaataataatgtattatgagaCCCAGCAAATGCCATATCTGAAATTCACCCCCAAATTCACCCCCAAAGAATAGGGAAATCACGTTATGTTAAtattggagggggagagagggagggagggagcgagtgagggagagagaacgaacttacctggtctccgtttcctcagctcttcagttccgcagtggaacgcatgtgcgttccaatgacaggaagttcggcatttgtgccgaacttcctgtcggtggaacgcacatgcgttccactgcggaactgaagagctgagtaaacggagaccaggtaagttcacccgtgtatataTAGTactgtggaaatgtttttggcaggtgtggaaaaaatgctgcaaagtaagaatgctttcaaaaccggaagtgttaatagtttatttctatcatttaacaaaatgcaaagtgtatgaacagaaaagaaataataaatcaaatcaatatttgttgtgaccaccctttgccttcaaaatagcATCAATGCTTCAATTCTtataggtacacttgcacacagtttttgaagaaaCTCTGCAGGTAGGTTGTTCCAAGCATCTTGGAGAACAAaccacagggggtaaatgtatcaagctgagagttttccgacgggtttgaaaagtggagatgttgcctatagcaaccaatcagattctagctatcattttgtagaatgtactaaataaatgatagctagattggTTTGGTtttttgattggtttttcaaacccgccggaaaactctcagcttgatacatttacccccagatcttctgtggatgtaggcttgctcaaaaccttctgtctcttcatgtaagcccagacagactcgatgatgttgagattaggggctagatttactaagcaaccaatcagattctagctgtcattttgtagaaagcactaaataaatcaaagctagaatctgattggttgctataggcaacatccctactttttcaaacccgcagcttagtaaatctagccttggGCTCTGTGGGTACCATATTATCACTCCCAGGACTTATGCCCTCAGCTAATGTTATTCCTCACAGTTATGCCCTCAGCTAATGTTATCCCTCAAATTTATCCTCATACTTACCTTAGATGCTGATCTTCCATTCCACAGGAGCTGCTTCACTAAAAGAGCCGAAGATTCCGTTTCGCCCATCTTCTGCTGTTTAAGTTAGGCAGCTGTGGAGCTCCtgcgtgccagacagaagtggtccacGTACCACGTCTGTAACGCATGCCTGGGATTGCCGACTCCTGAGTTATGGTGTTATAATGTTCTCAAAACTTTTCTAGCCATCCACTCATCTATCTATAAAAATGTCTGCACTCAGGAACTGTTAATGCACTGACCGAGGCTCAAACTGAGTCCTCTCAATGCATGAAAAGTGCATCTGGGGCAAAGTAAACAAACGCATAAAAGCCAAATAGCAAATTGCATGCTTTTTGTAAAAATACAGACTCTACTCCATATAACTATACGGTCCACCGCATGGATTGACTCACAGCTACTCTGCAAAACACTCCCAACAGCTTCAAAAGAACATGGATACACTGGAAGGATTGCTTTGAGGCTGAATCCCCACTGATTACTATTTGATTCATCGCTTCTAACAATCACACACCAAGCAATCACACAAACCCCTCTGTCCTTTCCAACTGACTTCCCTCTGAATACCTAACAACAAAGAGTGCCCTTCATTAATTTTCTTGTTTCTTTATACTCCCCTTTTCTTTCCAAGCCACTTACTGGTGCATATTTATGTTAGAATTGTTTTTAGCTGTTATTACTACCTAAAGAAAacaaagtgtttgtttttttgttttttttaaaaaaatgaaaagtgcatGAAGTTGTGATTTTCATTCACTTTGCAGGTTCTCATTCATTCAACTGAATATACTCCTGACCAGTCCATGCAAAACACACTCACACCCACTCCTGCACGGTTCAAAAGTAGGGGACATCGGTGACCTGACGGATTATAAAAGGCACTTGATAGTGTCTAACACATGAGTCTAGCCTAAAAACACTTGACATTTCCATctttttcttgttatttttttggtttttttttaaaactccagTTAATAAATGTGGTTATGATGTTCAATTCTGCTGCAATATTTTCTTGCTTGTTGATTTTATTAAGACACATGATATGAGACGCAGAGCCAATTTAGTATGTTATTGGCAATTAAAATATGAAGGCTGTCTCCCATTTAAGGTAATTAGTGCCACaatcaattaaaataaagtattccAAGATCACCATTCAACAAATAAAAGCAGTTAGAAATCTGTCTGTTTAACCATTTTCATGAGTGCATTTTACTCTTTCATTACTCTGTGGGGGGAACTGAACTTGCCACCACGTGCCGCTGGACATCGCCTCGATGTCTGGATGCTCACATTGTCAGCCAATATGGTACAGAATCTCCACTCATTTACCCTCACTTCTTTATGAGAAATGAGGGAAAATTAGCGGAGATTTGAGAAAAAACATTGAGTCAGTGTGTCTCCGCGGTGTGTTCCGAAGACACATTGCGGCACCTCATGGCTAATTGTAATCCCCCTTAGAGTAATGCTAACACTTAAatatatcattattaataatGCCTAAACATTGTGCAGCGGTACTTGGTATGAATTGATTATTATTAAGAGACCTCAACCTTGAAGGTGTAAAATCAGGAAACGTTTATGCCATGTCACAATGTGGGACATTTTGAGTAGacatgggcgggctcggttccccgagatccgaacccacccgaactttgcctatcgagtgccgagcaggctcggtactcatccgcccattcggaatcgaaatcgaggcaaaacgtcattgtgacgttgacGGATCTCgagatatttgaaatgcataaatacccgcctccacagcaatccatcgccatttgacagagggagagagcagggttaggtcacaggttgtattagagcagggacagagcaataattgtacaacttattctttctattattatttcaattctattttaTTCAGTTCTATTattattagcaattgttagagcaggaagagaaaaggatagaggaggcatttttttttcaatattttgcactacaagtgctctggggtgtcccatattccccagtgtgaaacaataatttttctggctcacaaaagtcatatttagcagcagtatctatctaatacaatattgtgCACTACGAGTGCTTTatggtgtcccatatttcccagtgtgaaacaataatttttctggctgccaaaattcatatttagcagcagtatctaatacaatattttgcactacaagtggtttgggctcattaaaatggattcaaagcagtccacatatgagcagaatcatcaagcaggtgctggcaccagtcctgatggtagtgttcccagtacgtcatctggtaaagcctatgtaaaagtacatagtctttttaaatcagggaaaaaaacacacacccaaaaaaatttagcgtgttgaagtgaaaaagaagtgcaactgaggaaaagttaagtgccgataaaaaaaaatattgccaacatgccattctacacaggcagtggcaaagaaagaatgaggccttcgcctttctctattagtggcagatcaaaaaatgttccCTCACTCTCTGTATGTTGAGTATTTCCTCACTCTATGCTGAGCATCCCCTCACTCTCTGTATGCTGAGTATTCCCTCACTCTCTGTATGCTGAGTGTCCCCTTACTCTCTGTATGCTGAGCATCCCCTCACTCTCTGTATGTTGAGTATTTCCTCACTCTATGCTGAGCATCCCCTCACTCTCTGTATGCTGAGCATTCCCTAACTCTCTGTATGCTGAGCGTCCCCTCACTCTCTGTATGCtgagtgtcccctcactctctgtATGCTGAGTATTCCCTCACTCTCTGTATGCTGAGTATTCCCTCACTCTATTCTCAGCATCCTTTCACTCTCTGTATGCTGAGATTTCCCTCACTCTCTGTATGATGAGTATTCCCTCACTCTGTGTATGCTGAGCGTTCCCTCACTCTCTGTATGTTGAGTATTTCCTCAATCTATGCTGAGCATCCCCTCACTCTCTGTATGCTGAGTATTCCCTCACTCTCTGTATGCTGAGCATCCCCTCACTCTCTGTATGCTGAGTATTCCCTCACTCTCTGTATGCTGAGCGTCCCCTCACTCTCTGTATGCTGAGCGTTCCCTCACTCTCTGTATGTTGAGTATTTCCTCAATCTATGCTAAGCATCCCCTCACTCTCTGTATGCTGAGTATTCCCTCACTCTCTGTATGCTGAGCATCCCCTCACTCTCTGTATGCTGAGTATTCCCTCACTCTCTGTATGCTGAGCATCCCCTCACTCTCTGTATGCTGAGTATTCCCTCACTCTGTATGCTGAGCATCCCCTCACTCTCTGTATGCTGAGTATTCCCTCACTCTATTCTCAGCATCCTCTAACTCTCTGTATGCTGAGTATTCCCTCACTCTCTCTATGCtgagtgtcccctcactctctgtATGCTGAGTGTCCCCTCACTTACTGTAGGCTGAGTATCCCCTCACTCTATACTGAgtgtctcctcactctctgtATGCTGACTGTCTCCTCACTCACTGTATGCTGAGTGTCCCCTCACTCTATACtgagtggcccctcacatacttGTTAGATATGTTTCACCTCACACATTTCTCCTCGTGCTCTGTGACTGTGATCAGAGTTTGTACAAACTTTATTGACAACAATTGTCCACTGTGATCCCTTCTACACCAGCGCTGTAATTTAAAATGATAATTATCATCTGATACTTGATCAGTTTGCTTATTGTCTcttcaatgtatatttattttattttaggatttttttctcacTAGGCTTAGTAGGAGAATATGCCATTATCTAGGGGCAATTTTAAAACAGAAAAGTGACCCCACTCTCCCCCTTTGTGGCATGAACTGTACTTAGGCCATAAAAGTCATTATAGGCCTCATTTTCTGTTTCAAATGAACCAAAACAGCTACATGAACAGATTCCAGCTTACTCTGTGAGGTCGGGTACATAAGGTGTcaggatttgttttatttatttattttacaatgtttgTCTAATTCAAAAATTCAATATCTAGAATATCTAGAATATATGCTAAGTcctctatctcatacttgccaactctcccgtaatgtccaggagactcttgctgtcaaaatgacgtgaatcgcggtgaatcacataattttggcctcgccccctgcaacaaaaacggcattttgtcgcgggggcagagccaaaatgccgcgattccccgCGCCctgcccctcctgccctccaaccacgcccccctgcctgggatctcccggaaagaactttaaaaaggttggcaagtatgctctatttacattttatatattttttaacttattattaatggggttttggggtgtccttagttaaaaaaaacaacattttttttaatcctttggggcatattcaattgacggcaggatcgccgaaaatcccacgctctaaaaatattaccattaatacggtaatatctcgctgaaatccagcgagtaaattaccgtattaacggtttttacgcgcagaattaccgtattaactgtaatatttttagagcgcggaaTTTTCGGCGattccgccgtcaattgaatatgcccctaagtgtccacatttttttttctttaatgactACAGTCAGGCTATGATATCACAGCTTtgtgccacactcccagtctgcaaaaacagaagcttcctggctgccagccccctccccctgctTGCTTCACGCAAGGTAAGAAGTCGGGGAGGGACGGTGGCCCTGTGGGGTGTGTGCAATGCGCTTCCGTTGGCCCTGGAAAGGATTACCTTGGAAATCAGCCACTATCACATAATATTGTTTAATAGCTCATTAATTATTTTTCTCAGATTATCATAAATTTATTTAAGCGTTTTGCACTCTATTCTCTatatgcatacctcccaagtgtcccgattccagcgggacagtcccaatttcagtggactgtccctTTGTCCCGCCCAATTTACAATTTGTCCCAGTATCGGAACACCACGCTCAGTTTCCATAGCAGACAGGTTCCCTGatggtctaggaggaagtggggcagagCGTCTGTCGTAAAAGCGCAACTACGAATGCGCGAACTGCGCAAACAGGAAGTTCGTGGGCGGTGATTGGGCtcgacgggggggggggggggggggggcgggacgaGGCTTATTTGTCTCTCTTGCGGAACtccaaatattgggaggtatataTATGTTGTTCTCTTTCTGCCACATCTAC encodes the following:
- the RAD51AP2 gene encoding RAD51-associated protein 2, with protein sequence MASDMHRGQHSNSVDYIWHEQRKCMGAQQYQQLLVGTDRGTSAEIIAETIKEERHGLMDALSPHFVMFSECGTTSNAEVRIRNKHRFRDAERFPTMTTNEHSALILNVVELSVEKMILSQCDLIWENDIAAAYNSVYSTDIVPFSDVTTMNKQKLAPTKFPSFLFTLTDKGVRQSLYEANKKSANCHIQKIIWDSKEKTARKIENQKHCKRKRTVDLLEARGKRIKIALNINTCTDVTEPFMDLGKTTNLGISNKCFSWFRNPSNATAETVDHCGFVILCPEIEAYMEKNPIISTLNYFNTQQKYNISGDGCKMCDGGCSIRSVLKDLVLSCFSFGDRLEDVRGTYISQTDSSVDYSVPGGSFQQKRLCKIQVDCDESLCLTNNTDSDINLHVMLSLHPLIPASTVVFKAANCIEPGEPQGRKCLNWVAGKKSTTPDETAISANILTSPPKWNGLQKPDLSLPCIDKENFHFGNNGEPFLSTEETFSALLNYPSKLEKQHFLSNINFSTLAASLLGKAKNDFLCVHANGLQSTSKIESSHEMSCKSFMFSFKHNGIKLEHTDVEVLLSTENINKRTGSAYLDYTTVFNKQGFCFPSHYQNTVDTQHSEKDSFGKAIDAHRTSMCPKQLSVTETFKKVCLDLCLGEMESNNPKETYCSFRDEHVFYKSRATLDNTAAMKSQPKECKSKCPIANYQYINHPYTSVTEYNVDQEELSNNINKEINCDIFLKTDNCITFVCDTGIKNAKDPLENMVGVDKTQQIELHTLSENVHLSNVSSFTNTMCTLNLNTKQECECVNEIKVEEVTKVNTDGSSVGTPLSLGTMEFEMKAQFDLVLEELKTFHKIGEEAENSTEAKEGNGLKHTSRTLEVLTEVLTESITSNSVRKDDNRQDVVTDDKYICDNKIEDQEVPQQCGPAYPAEEESLYSTEKEGDVAKTFSWTPAFLTSNMRESSNTSPTETVTFSHGIRRVTPLKTRTGPLRIGLSKKAKIKQLHPYLR